The Candidatus Eisenbacteria bacterium genome includes the window GTGCGCTCGCTCCGCCATCTCGCCCGGCCCCCTCGCCACGCCTCCGCCTGCTCGCAAGAAACCGTAACGAATGCCCCCGTCGTAGTCCTCCAGCACCTCCGTCGCGTCACCCTCCCTTCGCCACCACAGGCGCCCGCGCCCCCCTCGCCATGCCTCCGCCCGCCCGCAGGAGCCGCGTAGCGCTGAGCCGCCCTTCGTTCGGCTTACCAGCCTCCAGAACGACACACAGGAGCCGATAACTGCCCCATGACTGGAGGAGTGCGCAAACCCCTCGGGCAGAGCCTCGTCGAGCAGGGCCACCTCACCCCCGAAGGCCTCGCCCGCGCCCTCGACGAGCAGCGCCGCACCGGCGCCGCGCTCCGCGACGTGCTCCTCAAGCTCGACCTCGTGCCGGAATCGGCGGTCCTCGAGTACTACGAGGACCAGCTCGGCGTCCCGCGGATGGACCTCACCACGTACGTGCTCGAGCCGGAGATCGTCCGACTCGTTCCCGAGCGCGTGGCGCGGCAGTTCCACGTTGTCCCTCTCTTCCGGATCGGAAGCACCCTCACCGTGGCCATGGCCGACCCGCTCGACGTCGTCGCGCGCGACGAGGTGAAGCAGGCCACCGGACTCGAGGTGGACGTGGTGGTCTCTCCCGAGGCCCAGATCGAGGAGGCGGTGGCGCGATACCACCCGATGGGCGGCATCGAGCCCCTCGTGCGTGCCGGATCGCTGCGCGCCGCGGCCGACATCCCCGCGGTGCGCGCGGAGGAGGACGGTCCCGTGATCCGCTTCGTGAACGCGATCGCCCAGCAGGCGGTGCGGGACGGAGCCTCGGACGTGCATCTCGAACCGGAGGAATCCTCGTTCCGGATCCGCTTCCGCGTGGACGGGGTGCTGCGCGAGGTCTCGATCCAGTCGAAGGACCTCTATCCCTCGATCGTCTCGCGGGTGAAGGTCATGGCCGCGCTCGACATCGCCGAGCGGAGGCTTCCGCAGGACGGACGGTTCCGGATGAGCGCCGTGGGCCGCGAGCTCGACGTGCGCGTCTCCACGTTCCCGACGATCCACGGCGAAAACGTGGTGCTAAGGCTCCTCGACCGGACCGCCGCGCTCATCGGGATGGACGAGCTGGGACTCCAGCCCGAGCCCCTCGCGATGCTCCACCGGATGATCGCGCGTCCGAACGGGATCGTGCTCGTGACGGGCCCGACGGGAAGCGGGAAGACGACGACGCTCTACGCGTGCCTCCATCGGATCAACTCGGTGGAGCGGAACATCGTCACGCTCGAAGACCCGGTGGAGATCCACCTCGCCACGATCCGCCAGACGCAGGTCGATCCGGACGTGGGGCTCACGTTCGCGCGCGGGCTGCGCGCGCTCCTGCGCCAGGATCCGGACGTCATCATGGTGGGCGAGATCCGGGACGCCGAGACGGCGGAGATCGCCGTGCGATCCGCCCTCACCGGCCACCTCGTGCTGGCCACGCTCCACACGAACGACGCGGCGGGCGCCATCCCGCGCCTCCTCGACATGGAGATCGAGCCCTTCCTCCTCTCCTCCGCCGTGGCCGGCGTGGTCGCGCAGCGTCTCGTGCGCCGCGTGTGCGAGCGGTGTCGGCGTCCCGCCGAGCCCCCGCGCGAAGTGCTCGAGGAGCTGCACGCGACCTCGGGGGTCGCCGGCCAGGCGAACGGCTTCGTGCGCGGGAAGGGGTGCGTCGCCTGCGGGCAGACCGGCTATCGGGGACGCGCGGGGATCTTCGAGGTGATCGAGGTGAACGACGCGATCCGGGAGCGGATCCTCGCGCGCGCCTCGTCCGAGGATCTCGCGCGCGTGGCTCGCGCCGCCGGCATGGCGTCCCTCCGGGACGACGCGCTCCGGAAGGCCGCGCGCGGCGTCACCTCGCTCGAGGAAGTGCTGCGCGTCACGGCGGGGGACCGGTCCCCGGCGCCGGCGCCGGCGGAGTAGTCCGTGGCCGTCTTCGAGTACCGCGCCGTGGGGGCCGCCGGCGCGGCGCGCACGGGCGTCCTCGAGGCCGCCGATCTGGATCGCGCGATCGACCAGGTGCGCGGCATGGGCCTGACCCCGGTCGCGATCGAGCCCCAGTCCACCGCCACACGCCGGTGGCGTCTCGCCCTCCCGCCGCGCAGGCCGAGGGGGAGCGAGCTCATCCTCTTCACGCGGCAGCTCGAGACCATGCTCGAGGCGGGGCTCCCGCTCCTCTCCACGCTCGAGACGCTCCACGATCAGGCGACCGACCCGTCGCTCAAGGAGTCGATCGACGGGGTGCGCTCCGACGTGGAGCAGGGGAGCACGCTCACCGAGGCGATGGCGCGGCGTCCGCACTGCTTCCCGCCCCTCTACGCCGGGCTCATCCGCGCGGGAGAGGAGGGGGGACTCCTCACCCCGATGCTGGATCGCGTCGGAACGATCCTCGAGTACCAGGAAGAGACGCGCCAGCGGATCCGCTCGGCGACGTTCTATCCGCTCCTCGTGGTGGCCGAGCTCCTGGTCGCGTTCGTGGTCCTGGTCAAGCTCGTCCTCCCGCGGTTCGCGGATCTCTTCCGGAACCTGGGAGCGGACCTCCCGCTTCCGACGCGGATCCTGATCGCGGTGAGCGACGGCTTCGAGCGGAGCTGGCCCGCCCTCCTCGCGCTCGGGGCGCTCGCGGGTGTCGGCCTGGCGCTCGGACTTCGCAGCGAGCGAGGGCGCGAGATCCGCGACTCCTGGATCCTCGCGCTTCCGCTCTTCGGGGCCATCGTGCGCAAGGTGGCGCTCGCGCGGTTCTCGCGCGTCCTGGGCGCGCTCGTGGACAGCGGGATCCCGATCGTCCAGGCGCTCGGCATCGCGCGCGGCGTGCTCGGAAACCGGGTCCTCGAGAAGGAGATCGACCGCATGCGCGAGGGCCTCGTCGAAGGGCGCGGGCTGGCCGAGCCCCTCCGGGGGAGCCGGGTCATGCCGCCCCTCGTCACGAAGATGCTCGCCGTGGGGGAGGAGACGGGCTCGATCGGACCGATGCTGCAGCGCGTGGCCCGGTACTACGACCGGGACGTGGACTATGCCGTGAAGAACCTGTCGGCCGCCCTGGAACCCGCCCTCCTCGTGGTCCTCGGCGCGTCGGTCCTCTTCACCGCCCTGGCCGTCTTCCTGCCCCTCTGGAACCTCATGAGCGCCTTCCGCCACTAGGGGTTCGGCCGTTCAAGAACCCTCCTTCCCGTGCCGATACATCCAGGGTCGGAGTCGCCCCGGACAGGTACGTCCCGCGGGTCGCGGGTGGATCGTCAAGGAGGTCGGAGCATGGGTCGCACGAAGTCGGAAACGGGTTTCACGCTGATCGAGCTGGTCATCGTGATCGTGATCCTGGGAATCCTCGCCGCGGTGGCCATTCCCAAGTACGAGGACATGCGCGAGCAGGCGCGGGTGGCCACGATCAAGGGCCAGCTGGGCGCGATCCGCTCCGCGGTCGCCATCCAGTACGCGCGGAACGCGCTGAACGGCATCGCGTCGTTCCCGCCGCTCGACGGCACCATCTTCGCCGAGGGCCGCGTGCCCACGGAGCCGGTCCTGAACTCGAATTCCGTGAAGACCACCCCCGGAATCGACAACTCGGGGGGGTGGGTCTACCAGCAGTCCACCGGGATGGTGCAGGCCAACCTGAACGCGTACTCGTCGTACTGATCCCCGCCGCGTGCGCGGCCGCGGGAACCACATCCGGGGAGGCCGGGCGCGTTCGGTCCGGCCTCGCCTCGTTTCGAACGACGGAGAAAATCGGGTGGTCCGGAACCGACGCATGCGACTGATTCGCGCCGGAGCGCCGCCGCTTCTGGTCGCGGTGATCGCGGGGATCCTCTACGCGTCGACGCTCGCGCCCGGAGTGGGCGCGGGCGACAGCGGCGAGCTCGTGCTCGCCGCGCGGGATCTCGGCATCCCGCATCCGCCCGGATATCCGCTCTGGACGATGCTCGCGCGGCTCTTCGTCCTCCTTCCGTTCGGGGACCTTCCGTACCGCGTGAACCTCCTGTCCGCGGTCCTGACCGCGCTCGCGGTGGGACTCTTCCACGCGATCGCCGCGCGGCTCGGGCTCCGCCCGTTGCCGGCGCTCCTCGCCACCGCGTCCTTCGCCGGCGCGATCACGATCTGGCGCGCGGCGGTGGAAGCCGAGGTGTACGCGCTGGCCGTCGTGTTCTTCCTCGCGCTCACGTGGCTCGCGATCGACGCGCGCTCCCGGGAGGGCCGGGCCGGGCGGAAGGACGCGCTCCTCTTCTTCGCCGCCGGCATGGCGCCCCTCGTGCACCAGACGCTCGTCCTTCCCGCCGCGTTCTACGCGATCTGGATCCTGGACCGCGACCTCACGATGCGCCGCGCGGCTCGGGCCGCGTGCTTCGCGCTCCTCGGGCTGAGCCTCCTCCTCGTCGTCGCGGTGCGGAGCACGTCGGAGCCGGCGTTCTCGTTCGGCGGCATGGAGCCCGGCCTTTGGGGCGCGCTCGACGGCCTCCTCCGCGAAGGGTACGGCTCCCTCCGCCAGGGCCCGCTCACGTTCGACCGGATGATCCATCAGATGGGCGGCATGGCGTCGGGCGTGGCGGCATCGGTGGGACTCGCCGCGGCGCTCCTCGCGCTCGCCGGCGCCCTCCTGCGCTCGCGCGAGAGCGCGGGCCTCCGCCTCGTGGCGGCCGCGTCGCTCACGATTCCCGCGGCGCTCGTGCTCCTGATCGGCTTCGATCCGGACTCCGAGCACTTCGCGCAGGTCGTCCCGTTCCTCTCGCCCGTCGTGGCATCGGCCGCGCTGCTCGCGGGATCCGGAGCCGGCGCGGTCCTGCGCCGCATCCCGATCCCGGCGCGCGTTCCGGTGACGGGCGCCGTCCTGACCTGCGCGGCCGCCACGCTCCTCGCGCACGCGGGGGTGTGTGACCGGAGCGGATTCCGTCTCGCCGATCGGTACGCGCGGGATCTCCTCGCGCCGCTGCCCGTCGGCGCGACCCTCATCCTGGACGGAGACAACGAAACGTTTCTCACGGCGTACGCGACGAGGCTCCGGGGGCTCCGGCCGGACGTGACCTTGATCCACCGGCGCGGGTACGTGTTCGGCGACCATTACGGGCTCGAGGACGATGAGCGGTCCCGCTGGGGCGAGATCGCCGCCCGCGCGGATCTCGATCGCATCCGGCGCGGACGGACCGTGTACTACGTGGCGCCGCCCGCCGATCTCGC containing:
- a CDS encoding ATPase, T2SS/T4P/T4SS family, giving the protein MRKPLGQSLVEQGHLTPEGLARALDEQRRTGAALRDVLLKLDLVPESAVLEYYEDQLGVPRMDLTTYVLEPEIVRLVPERVARQFHVVPLFRIGSTLTVAMADPLDVVARDEVKQATGLEVDVVVSPEAQIEEAVARYHPMGGIEPLVRAGSLRAAADIPAVRAEEDGPVIRFVNAIAQQAVRDGASDVHLEPEESSFRIRFRVDGVLREVSIQSKDLYPSIVSRVKVMAALDIAERRLPQDGRFRMSAVGRELDVRVSTFPTIHGENVVLRLLDRTAALIGMDELGLQPEPLAMLHRMIARPNGIVLVTGPTGSGKTTTLYACLHRINSVERNIVTLEDPVEIHLATIRQTQVDPDVGLTFARGLRALLRQDPDVIMVGEIRDAETAEIAVRSALTGHLVLATLHTNDAAGAIPRLLDMEIEPFLLSSAVAGVVAQRLVRRVCERCRRPAEPPREVLEELHATSGVAGQANGFVRGKGCVACGQTGYRGRAGIFEVIEVNDAIRERILARASSEDLARVARAAGMASLRDDALRKAARGVTSLEEVLRVTAGDRSPAPAPAE
- a CDS encoding type II secretion system F family protein: MAVFEYRAVGAAGAARTGVLEAADLDRAIDQVRGMGLTPVAIEPQSTATRRWRLALPPRRPRGSELILFTRQLETMLEAGLPLLSTLETLHDQATDPSLKESIDGVRSDVEQGSTLTEAMARRPHCFPPLYAGLIRAGEEGGLLTPMLDRVGTILEYQEETRQRIRSATFYPLLVVAELLVAFVVLVKLVLPRFADLFRNLGADLPLPTRILIAVSDGFERSWPALLALGALAGVGLALGLRSERGREIRDSWILALPLFGAIVRKVALARFSRVLGALVDSGIPIVQALGIARGVLGNRVLEKEIDRMREGLVEGRGLAEPLRGSRVMPPLVTKMLAVGEETGSIGPMLQRVARYYDRDVDYAVKNLSAALEPALLVVLGASVLFTALAVFLPLWNLMSAFRH
- a CDS encoding DUF2723 domain-containing protein translates to MRLIRAGAPPLLVAVIAGILYASTLAPGVGAGDSGELVLAARDLGIPHPPGYPLWTMLARLFVLLPFGDLPYRVNLLSAVLTALAVGLFHAIAARLGLRPLPALLATASFAGAITIWRAAVEAEVYALAVVFFLALTWLAIDARSREGRAGRKDALLFFAAGMAPLVHQTLVLPAAFYAIWILDRDLTMRRAARAACFALLGLSLLLVVAVRSTSEPAFSFGGMEPGLWGALDGLLREGYGSLRQGPLTFDRMIHQMGGMASGVAASVGLAAALLALAGALLRSRESAGLRLVAAASLTIPAALVLLIGFDPDSEHFAQVVPFLSPVVASAALLAGSGAGAVLRRIPIPARVPVTGAVLTCAAATLLAHAGVCDRSGFRLADRYARDLLAPLPVGATLILDGDNETFLTAYATRLRGLRPDVTLIHRRGYVFGDHYGLEDDERSRWGEIAARADLDRIRRGRTVYYVAPPADLAALGVEFVQEGLVSRALSPAAARARREAIAADSTRAAVAWLPPEGWPTSSELLPGRPSRYDYVTRKMAVSYSDAAARALWSAGRPAEALPWFQDAARIGYDFVEARLNLATAAAAVGRGDLTLAQLAEARSLAPLDPEPAARLALFLGAAGRHRDAALWFERAYRIAPDARVASDAARAWWQAGDDERARYWRRLTG
- a CDS encoding prepilin-type N-terminal cleavage/methylation domain-containing protein, whose product is MGRTKSETGFTLIELVIVIVILGILAAVAIPKYEDMREQARVATIKGQLGAIRSAVAIQYARNALNGIASFPPLDGTIFAEGRVPTEPVLNSNSVKTTPGIDNSGGWVYQQSTGMVQANLNAYSSY